The genomic region ATCAACGAGCTAATTTCGGTTGCATTTTATAATTTTATCTAAAACTACTCGAACCAAAAGGGTGTGAGCTAAAAGGGGGATGAGTCAAAAGCACTGAAAGTAGGCCAAagttttaattttctttattaAAAAGTTTATTGTAATATTATTGATCTTGTCATAATAATTGACACATTAactaattgaaaaaaaaattcaaaactgGACGAAAAAATGTTACGAAGAACCCAATCAGTCCCCTCTCTACTCTTACTAAAAACAATGGCCCATTTCAAGCCGAACCTGTTTACTTAATCAACTGACCCGTTACTATCACTACTTAAATAATAACCCGTTTCAACCCAAACTTgtttgacccattacccaacaTGCCCATATTGCAAGACTCACTCTGGAGCGTGGTAGCCGAAAGTTCCCAAAACTCTAGTTGAATGCAAGTGAGCAGCAGTGTCAGAAGGATTGCTCAAGTTGTAATCAGCTATTTTCGATTGATAATCATCAAACAGCAGGATATTGCTGGACCGAATATCACGATGAACAATAGCTGGTTGAACCTTTTCATGTAAATACTCAAGGCCCCTTGCTGCACCATAAGCAATTTTAGCTCTTTGGGCCCAAGTGAGAAGTGGGCCAGGAGTAGCCCCTTCTACACCTTTTTTACCTATACTCACCAAACAAATGTGTTCTGTGACACATGAAATTTGTAAGCGCTGTAAAGGGTATAATGGGAATGGAAAGATTATTTGTGTGTACCGTGTAATACATCATGCAAAGAACCCTTGGGTGCATATTCGTATACCAGGATTCGGTTGTTTTCCTCTAAGCAATAACCAAGCAACTCAATGAAGTATTCATTCTTAAGTCTTGAAACTACTGACAACTGCATACATCGAAAAATATATGAATTAAATATTTCATcaagtagtaataataataagttGCAAAATTTGGACAAACGGTTTAAGAAAGAATTATAACAGATAAAATGTAAATTTTCGTGTTTAACATTTGAATATAAATAATTTGATCATTTTTTCAATAATTTTctttaataataatgataataatttgccaaacactcaaacaACTGATTATTACAGCATCATACGTGGTTTTCTCATATTCTCATTATAATTAGAGTAAAGTACCCAGATGGTCCCTGTGATTTATCAAAAactggatttggtccctagctttccaaaagtacaccaTGGTCCcggtggtttgcactttgtaacgtgtTTAGTCCCCAATTTTGCCAAAAGTCACAAGGATGGTCCATGttgtttgcactttgtaacacattaagtccctaacttggacctgCTGAAACCATAAGATGTTGGCTGGGGattaaatgtgttacaaagtgtaaaccatagggaccatccatgtacttttggaaagctagggaccatagttgtcaatagcggtcGCTATGGTCACTAGAGTGAATAGCGTAGCGTATAGGTTGACGGTCGCTACAAGGTATGGAGCCATAAATAGCGGGAGTTcagtttttttaatataaatagcggttaaatatagctataaaatagctggaatttaggtttttgttaaatatacatgtaaaatagcgtaTACACCatggtattttgatataatatacatataaattttttttctagtgtatcgctatttgcTATGTAGCATACAAGTACCTGGTCGCTATGCACCATTAACAACTATGctgggaccaaatccaaaattttggtaaaccacagggaccatccgtgtactttactcaatATCACATAATCAGTTTCAAAATGCACATCCAAACACCCTCCGTAAGCTGCATACTTGAACCTTGTTTCTATGACTTAAACCTCTCAATATAAACAAGTATCTTTTCCCCCAAAAACCCTTACATAGATACTTTTATCATTGCTAACGAATAAGAAACCAAAACTCTCACCTGGTTGGTAAAATCAGTGTCCGGCTCGGGGGAAGAAGAGCTGGTATCCAACATCTTGATAATTGCTTCTTGCCCATCACTTAACTTTCCATAATAAACTTGACAATAAGAACCATCTCCAATCAAAGCACGTGAACCGAAGTTACCAGTCATCTGTTTTAAATCAACCAATGACAGTTTTGGTGCTTCAATCGGTAAGACCTTTTGAGGGGCCCCGCTTCTAACTGCTCCATTGCTTCTTGGTTCTCCTCTATTACTACCTAGTACAAGCATCATAATTATGTTTTGTGGTCACTAATCACATGTTTGGGCATTAAATAACGAGTCACAAACATATACTATGCGATAACTATGTTTAGAGGATTGTTACCTCCTCCTCCTCCATAAGTTGGCCCTTTCGGTTGCGCGGTTTTAGCTTTACTTGCGTTTGTATCGTGAGTGCAGTCCTCTTTACCATCTCCACAGCATGAGAACATTATATAAACGCGTGCATAATAATTCGAACATACGCTCTCTATAGTCTATCCGTATTTTCAACAAACAAAATACCGTTTTGTCTAAAATTTACACAAGAGAATTCCTGCATTATGCAAACATAAAATCTTGATCAAAAAGGATTATCCATAAAAAAATGTTaactttcttttattattttcttCAGACACTGAATAATGGCATTgcagaaaaagaaaatgaaaaacccTTGTGAAAAAATCTTAAGAAAAAAGACCCAAAAAAATATTGCACccattgaggcatttcatcaaacaggtGGTGCCCATAACCAATTAAACAATAAAAACCCTATTGCATTCAAAATAGTTGTAATATACGTGAAATTGACATGTAAACATCACAACTTACCTTATAACAATAAGTTGATGTCAACACAGAAAGAGAAAAATGATATCGAAAGGGTTGAATCAGGGATCGAAGGGGGGAAAGCAAGAAGACGTATGGGCTTGACTTGAGTGGAAAAAACTTGGGATTTTATGAATATTCTGAATTCTTTCCCCCCAATGAGAAATTCAGAAGACCAACCTGGTTCGAAGAAAATCAGTTTCTGTTTCAAGGGTTTCTTTTGTATCATTTGCATAGATGTACGTACCCTTTTGAACGTTTTTTTAAATCAAAGatttaattactgttttcgtccctttgttttgtcaaaaatcactatttcagtccattagtttaaaaattgtgatttcagtccctatggtttcactttcgtaaccattttagtccacctcgtaaccatttcagtccctgtacttacagaataaatggattgaaatggttacgaaagtgaaaccacagggactgaaatggttacgaaagtaaaaccacagggactggaatcacaatttttaaactaatggactgaaatagtgattttttataaaccacagggacgaaaacaataattaactctaAATCAAATTTTGGAGTTTATTGTCCGGGTTAAATATTTGAAGCTCGCAATGCTGTGCGTTGTGTTTGAACGCTTGGCTTACTAACTAGTCTTAGACTTTATCGGGGGACGGAGTCAGTGTCAATGAAGAGGTGTACGTGCCTAGTCGTGCAAACGACGAACGCACCACTGGTCGAGAGTTGGCGCCGCTCTCCTGATGAGTCCAAGGCAGGACGAAATAGGGACCCACACAAAGAAGCGGGATAGATTGGCTTGTCCCCGGGGACTTGGGGACGCCACACGGGGGTCGAAAAGTAACCCGTGACATTATGCTCAATATttggttttttttcttttattgtttatgCAAAACTTACTAGCTTATTAATCGGGGAGTGCTTCACGGGCTTgaaaaaattatttatattaattCTAAATTTCCAAAATTTTTGAGTTGTAGAATGAATCGGGAATAAATCATATGTAATTAAAataacatgttgatcattaaaagtttaaaacccaataaataataataaggtAAATGATACTATGAGAGAGGATTAAATAGGAAGTTAGATTTGGTTAAGAAGGATAGGACGCAATATAATTAtcatatgtgacaaaatttaaaaataaaaaggaagggtattttggtcaattttgtcaaatcttcttccttcttctaACTTCAAAACTCAccattttttaatataaaaaccaCTCACAATCACTTACAACAACTTTTTATGATATAAAAACCACCCTCAAAGAAATTGATGAAAGGGATTTGAATGCTATAAGCAGTTCATCAAATAGATAACATTATTTCAAAATATTTATAATtgaaagagaaaaatgcccggatagtccctgtggtttcatattttttcacctatagtccccaactttctaaaattacctgaatagtccccaacttttcattttttgttcccggatagtccctggctctaacttcagtttgttttctctgttaagtgggtgtgaaattacaaaaataacttaatgtaaaaccaaaacaacttacACCTCCCCTGCTATATAATCCCTCCCTCTCGATCACACCACAAACCCTCCCTCCTAATCCCTCCCTCTCGATCCTCTCGGTCAGGTGACCGGAGCAAGACACCGGCATATCGACGGACCTCCTCGTCCGTTCGACTTCATCGTCGAGATACACACCCCCAAATCACACCTCCCCCCCCACTCGATCGACGGAATGACACGGCGACAAAGATGTCGGGAAGTTGATGAtgcgatgatgatgaagatgacacGTTGGAGATGGTGACGGCGGTGACAGCAGCGCCACCGTCTGCGGCAGTCTCATGGTGGTGCTTGACTGTTCCTATAACAACTCGTCTCTAAAACCTTCTGTAAGTGTTGTTCTCGAGTAAAATTGAAGGATTTACACATCTTTTAATCAATTTTTGGTGGTTTTGGATGTATTGGAGGTGGAGCCGcaatggtggtggtggccggcagAGATGTCGGCCGAAGACGGCGACAAAGGCAGTGGTGGGTGGTGTTATCAGTTTGAGTTTGGTTCGGGTTTAGAAAGTATTGTTTATTTCGGGATGTAATCACTGACTGTTCATGAGACTTGTATTATTTTTACCATACTGTTTTTGCGCTTaccaaaagaaattgcatgcactttgtaataAAAACACAAGAATAATAGAAACTATTGTTTATTTCGGGTTAAGGCGCAGAGGCCGTTACAGAttctattaaaaataattacatgtttcttaACTTACACTCTATCTCCTGCTTAGATTCGATAACTGTAGAGTCCGCTTCGTTCTGCAGGGAAATCATAGAGTTGCTGCTTAGTTTTTCGCTTTTTTGCTCGGGCCTTCTTCGCCTCAAGTGATTTGCTTAATCTCTTTGCGCACGCTTTGTAGGAGGTGAGTGAGCTCACCACTCTTAAGTACCTTTTCTATCTCAGTGCGCAAGGAAATGCAATTGTTGGTGGTATGACCACTGTCCTTGTGGTAATCACAATACTGAGCTGGGTCCTGTCCACGCTTGTTCTTCATGGGTGGTGGAGGTTTAAACTGATAATCCTCCGTGCATAAAACTTCCGCAGGAGTTTTGGTTAAGGGAGTCCATTGTCTCTCCCTGTTCTCTTGTTTGGCTTCTCTCTGCGCGACAAGTTTATTAATTGTGGCTCGAGCGTCCTCAGATGAATAGTTCCCTGAGCTAGAATCACGCCAACTTTTCTTAAACTTCTTCCCACGACTTGAGCCCAGATCTGAGGGTCGGTTATGTGGTGTTGGCGGCCTGTTGGTGGTGAGATTTTTTTCTGTTTGTGCGTAGACTTTAGCTGCCGCCATCACTTTCTCCCAACTCTTCGGGAGTCCTTCCGTCCCAGACAGGACTTTTATCATATCGTCGTACCTAATTGCATACTTAAATTGGGCACGAATCAGCTGTTCATGGACGTCCCTAATCTCAAGTACCTCCTTGTTATAACGAGTGATGAAATCTTCCAGACTTTCATCATCGTGGCGCCAAATGTTCATCACATCCGATGTGTCCCGGATTGATCGCCTTTGCTGGCTGAAATGAACTAGAAACTTGTCGCGCAAATCTTTCCACGACGTAATTTTTCCAATGGGCAAGTTGTCAAACCATATTTTTGTAGCGCCTGTAAGGGTCTGAACGAAAAGGTGGCACCACATTGGTAGGGTCCAGCCTCCTACCAGCCCTGCGCTTGTAAAAACTCGCAAATGGTTGTCAGGGTCTGTTATTCCTTTGAACTTGCCTACAGTAGACGGAAGCTTCTCTTTCTCTAGCGGAGCCAGAGCAATTTCACTTATAAACTTTGAATTCTCCGCCGCTTCAGCAGGACGATAGATCAGATCATAGTTGTGCTCAGCCTCCGGATTGTAAATCGCGCGTGGTCTACGCTTGTTGTAATTTGGTTGTAACCGAGTAAATACACTAGCACTGTCTCCTTCTCGGTAAGTTCGATCATGTTCACTGGTGTGGGTATTGCGCTGAGGACCCAACCTGGTGTGAACTGATAGACTCCTATGAGGGTGTGACTCATCTCGATATTCTCTTCGGCGATTTTCTGATTGAGTATACTCGTATCTCGAGGGAGATCTAGAGTAAACCTCCGTGTCTTCGATCTGGACCCGGGATGGACCAGCATGTTGAGAAACATGAGGTGCCGACGGTGTCCTGGCATGGGATACAGGCCTTCGCGGTTGAGTTTGAGGGACAGTTTGTGTACACAGCTGTGTGTACACAGCAATTAATGCCCCCTAAGATCTGACGTACCAGGAGATTGGGGTTTCTCCTGGAGGCAGAATTGAGCTTACAGGGATTTCCGGCTGTACCCCTGGCGTGATAGGTTCGTTTGGATGATTATCAGCAAACTGTATTTCGTTGTCATCTGATGCTTCTTCTACAAGACCGTCAACCTGGGTATTGTTAATGAAATTTGGCCGAGGGCCATGTTGCTGATGGGCTGAGGTTTCTTCCATTTGCAAATGGAATCAACAAAGTGAATCGAAAACGAGAAAAACTGATGAAACAGAGAAAatggtgggcgccaatgaagaaacactagataaaagACCGGAATCAAATTATCTAGGGGTTATGTTATGCATAAAAAGGGGTGGTTCTCTCTCGTTAGATTCGAAGGGACAGatcttcttctccggtgaacactgcaaaacagaacaccgttagcctcgtcaaggggagaagggaggttctctccttgacccgactccggcgtgagaataagtatgtgtttatgaagaagaagaagtattgacgaagtgtgtgtaacttgaaaTTCATATCTGAAAtactctcatatttatagccaggagtttgggcgggaaaactcgTTACTGAAatattaacggaagatgctaaccccatGAACGGTTATTTTCCTTCCGTTAAATCTTTTGATCGGATCGTGGAAGCACACAGATCGCGATCTTAATCAAAGGCTGGGGAATTGCACGTGGAAAGTGCGCAAGTGGAAGTTTCTCtccaattccatgccatcatcgtgattcCAGGATGGCCtggggtgatgacacgtgtccagacggttaacCGTCTGGTGGTGTACGATTGAGTCTTCTGGAAGATTATTGCCATAATCCAGTGTGACTCCTTACTGTGTGGTATCAGCttagtaaataatatccaagtctgggtattatttaAGCGGAAGTATTTGCTGGGATTTTATCCCTTGCTATAGAGAAGTGGCGCAAGGATTTATGCATTCTCCTTATGACGTGCATGTATTGTTTGCTGACTTTCTTCTAAACTCTTTGTAGGACCGGTGCGCGGCCGCGCAGGTCTAAAAGAGGGTTAAAAgacgaggttgtggtatggtcccaagtacttgatatgaggtttttgggacctccCAAGTACTtgatatgaggtttttgggaccttaccccttcacgtccgctacggcttggcgttccggcggtagtgtaaaattagtgtaaaatttggaaaaatttgacgttttttttatttcgttgccgcttatttataaaacgttaccgcttggcGCGAATCCGAGATCCCCACTGGTAACACATAAGCTCGTAGATTAGAAATCCAAAATCTTATTAATTTCTACAAAATATAAAACTGCTTAAGTTTAATTCATCACAGTTTGTTCATAATATTAGACATTGTACATGTATAAATATATGTACGTGGTCATGAATACAATTCATTTCTTGTAGGAACCTTTTTCCCCTATACGCTTGCATTTGGTCATGGTGCTCATAAGCTTGGTAAGATTTTGGAATTATCGAATGAGACTCTCAAGCCCCACATACGATTCAGTGAAGTTGTAGAACATGAAGATTTAGCAAAAATAGGGTCGGCAATTCTTGAAACAACCCGAACATGACACGAAAAAAAGATTTTGGGTCGATGAACACAACCAGTTTAaaatgggtcgtgttcgggttgacTCGTTTTAAAAAGGCCGGTTTATGTTGACCCATTATCCCGTTTTAGTAttttggaaaaagaaaaaaacttttatagtttatttttgttttttccgTTGTCCATTTTACATGGTTAGTCATAATAATGTTTGGTTTGTCACACCATATTATATACTTGTCACATTCATATTCAGCGTTAAACACACTACTCATAACCCGCTCAAACCAAACAACACGCTTATAACTCGTCAACATGTGTCACTCATTTAAAAAGATAGGTTAAATGGGTTGTATTTGGGTTGACCCGAATTTATGTTCGTGCGCGTTTGGGGTGAAATTTTTGACATAAATAACAATAAGGCTCAGGTGCAGATCACATATCTACCTCCCAACCCGATACGACTGACACCCATATGTAAAAACACTATTAAACTGTATAGTTAGTCCAGTCTACCCTATAAAATCAGTTTGTATAAATAAGTTTTTACAATTTAACATATAAATATGAAACAAAGAATTTGAACTATAAGATCAGTTTGtataaataagttttcacaatttaaCATCTAGATATGAAACAAAGAATTTGAACTACAACAATCTTCATACATGCTGCATCTCCTCTTCCTTACTCAACCCGACAAGCGAGGGAATCGTTTTCACCCATCAGGGGTAAAGAGCTGTTCAGGAACAAAAACATATCTTAAGCAATATACACATGAAGAAGGAATTATAGGAAATGGACGGAAACCAGAAAGCAAGCAGGTAAATATCTGGTTTATCTATTGGTCGGCCTTCTAATGCAAACACAAGCCTCCTTTCTCGTGTAGGCACCCGACTGGATGCACTAGACTGTCCATGACCTTGTGAGGACTACgggtacaacaacaacaaaaacaacaacgacaaccatacccagtatatCCCACAAATAACAACGACAGACCTTGCCTCCATCCCTAAGGATAGAGAGGCTCCAAACTTGTGAGGACTACGGGTCTGGATCGTTATTGATAGCACCCATAGCCGGAGTAAAGTCTGCTATCAAATATATACATTTTAAGATTAGTTTTTTTCAACTATCTGTATCTACTTGTGGAACCATTTTTCTGTTTattacactactagaaaatctgAAATTTCTTACACCAGTTTTCGTAGGAAACGCGTTACAAAACAGGCATTCCCACACATTTGTGACAAATACATGATGTAGGAAAATGCCTCGTAGGAAACCTGTTTCCAACGCATTTCCTACGCAATTTCCTACCCATTTCCTACAAAATCGCCGTGTCACAAACTGCTACAGATCTCCTACAACAATTCAtagttatttttaatatattatttatgataaatattaattattatattttcgGAATTTTTTTAGCTACACATTTccgacaaaaaaaaaattaaaaaatttcatTCAGCATTATTCATGACAAATTTCTGacagaaaaataaaaatagttgttacaaatttccgacaaaagCATTATTCGTGACAAATTTCCGACAGAAATATAAAAATAGTTgttacaaatttccgacaaaagCATTATTCGTGACAAATTTCCGATAGAAAAAATTTTAGAAACTACAGGAACTACTTTTGTAAAAactgaaacttcagggaccaagGTGTAAATATTTCAAAAATCTGTCAAAAAAGGGGTTCTTCCTTAAAGAACCGGCCCTTGGCAAGGATCGAACTCCTGGCCTATCGTTTAGAACCGCAacgccttaaccagtttatcctcctacTAGGAGCTGTTAGAATATGAAACTTAATTCCTTTTATATACTAGCTAGAATATAACTTTTTGTCGGAAATGTGTGACAGGTTGTGACACAATTCTGACGGAACGATTAAATCAACTAAAAAATAAACTGTTTGTCGGAAATGTGTCACAAGTTGTGACACAATTCTGACGGAACGATTAATCagctaaaaataaatattttgtcacaaatgtgtaggaaatataataatttttaattattatactaattttactattatatataaatatagaagTGTATACCcttgtatttatttttaataaaattaagtaATATGACTTAGTTGTCGGAAATGTGTCACAGGTTGTGACACAATTCTGACGGAACGATTAAATCAACTAAAAAAAACTGTTTGTCGGAAATGTGTCACAAGTTGTGACACAATTCTGACGAAACGATTAAATcagctaaaaaataaatattttgtcacaaatgtgtaggaaatataataatttttaattattatactaattttactatt from Helianthus annuus cultivar XRQ/B chromosome 10, HanXRQr2.0-SUNRISE, whole genome shotgun sequence harbors:
- the LOC110885554 gene encoding probable protein kinase At2g41970 isoform X1 yields the protein MFSCCGDGKEDCTHDTNASKAKTAQPKGPTYGGGGGGSNRGEPRSNGAVRSGAPQKVLPIEAPKLSLVDLKQMTGNFGSRALIGDGSYCQVYYGKLSDGQEAIIKMLDTSSSSPEPDTDFTNQLSVVSRLKNEYFIELLGYCLEENNRILVYEYAPKGSLHDVLHEHICLVSIGKKGVEGATPGPLLTWAQRAKIAYGAARGLEYLHEKVQPAIVHRDIRSSNILLFDDYQSKIADYNLSNPSDTAAHLHSTRVLGTFGYHAPEYAMTGQVSQKSDVYSLGVVLLELLTGRKPVDHTLPKGEQSLVTWATPRLSEDKVKQCVDPKLNDDYPPKAVAKLAAVAALCIQYEADFRPNMMIVVKALRPLVNAKPARTESQA
- the LOC110885554 gene encoding probable protein kinase At2g41970 isoform X5, whose amino-acid sequence is MFSCCGDGKEDCTHDTNASKAKTAQPKGPTYGGGGGGSNRGEPRSNGAVRSGAPQKVLPIEAPKLSLVDLKQMTGNFGSRALIGDGSYCQVYYGKLSDGQEAIIKMLDTSSSSPEPDTDFTNQLSVVSRLKNEYFIELLGYCLEENNRILVYEYAPKGSLHDVLHGKKGVEGATPGPLLTWAQRAKIAYGAARGLEYLHEKVQPAIVHRDIRSSNILLFDDYQSKIADYNLSNPSDTAAHLHSTRVLGTFGYHAPE
- the LOC110885554 gene encoding probable protein kinase At2g41970 isoform X4, producing the protein MFSCCGDGKEDCTHDTNASKAKTAQPKGPTYGGGGGGSNRGEPRSNGAVRSGAPQKVLPIEAPKLSLVDLKQMTGNFGSRALIGDGSYCQVYYGKLSDGQEAIIKMLDTSSSSPEPDTDFTNQLSVVSRLKNEYFIELLGYCLEENNRILVYEYAPKGSLHDVLHEHICLVSIGKKGVEGATPGPLLTWAQRAKIAYGAARGLEYLHEKVQPAIVHRDIRSSNILLFDDYQSKIADYNLSNPSDTAAHLHSTRVLGTFGYHAPEYAMTGQVSQKSDVYSLGVVLLELLTGRKPVDHTLPKGEQSLVTWATPRLSEDKVKQCVDPKLNDDYPPKAVAKLLHFVSNMRQISDQI
- the LOC110885554 gene encoding probable protein kinase At2g41970 isoform X3, with protein sequence MFSCCGDGKEDCTHDTNASKAKTAQPKGPTYGGGGGSNRGEPRSNGAVRSGAPQKVLPIEAPKLSLVDLKQMTGNFGSRALIGDGSYCQVYYGKLSDGQEAIIKMLDTSSSSPEPDTDFTNQLSVVSRLKNEYFIELLGYCLEENNRILVYEYAPKGSLHDVLHGKKGVEGATPGPLLTWAQRAKIAYGAARGLEYLHEKVQPAIVHRDIRSSNILLFDDYQSKIADYNLSNPSDTAAHLHSTRVLGTFGYHAPEYAMTGQVSQKSDVYSLGVVLLELLTGRKPVDHTLPKGEQSLVTWATPRLSEDKVKQCVDPKLNDDYPPKAVAKLAAVAALCIQYEADFRPNMMIVVKALRPLVNAKPARTESQA
- the LOC110885554 gene encoding probable protein kinase At2g41970 isoform X2 — translated: MFSCCGDGKEDCTHDTNASKAKTAQPKGPTYGGGGGSNRGEPRSNGAVRSGAPQKVLPIEAPKLSLVDLKQMTGNFGSRALIGDGSYCQVYYGKLSDGQEAIIKMLDTSSSSPEPDTDFTNQLSVVSRLKNEYFIELLGYCLEENNRILVYEYAPKGSLHDVLHEHICLVSIGKKGVEGATPGPLLTWAQRAKIAYGAARGLEYLHEKVQPAIVHRDIRSSNILLFDDYQSKIADYNLSNPSDTAAHLHSTRVLGTFGYHAPEYAMTGQVSQKSDVYSLGVVLLELLTGRKPVDHTLPKGEQSLVTWATPRLSEDKVKQCVDPKLNDDYPPKAVAKLAAVAALCIQYEADFRPNMMIVVKALRPLVNAKPARTESQA